The genomic DNA GAGGGGCTGATACATCCGAAGAGGGTAGGAGGCGCAAGGCGTTACTCAGCTGAAGATGTTGACCGTATCAGAAGGATACTGAACCTTACAAAGGACCTCGGCGTGAACAGGGCCGGGGTTGACATAATCCTCAGGATGAGGCACAGGATGGAAGCGCTGCACAGGGAGATGGATGAGATGATGGGCCATATAGAAAGCAGCATGAGGAGCGATTTTGAGAAGAGGATAAGAGAGATATTTGAGGAGGAAGAGTGATTATCAAATTATATAAAAGGCGCACTGTCGAACAAACTTTACAATGCGACGGAAATCATAGGGCTCTTTCAGAAGAACTATACGCTGTCAATATAACTACAGGAGCAAAATATGTGTCGCAGTAAAGTTTGTTCGACAGTGCGCCTGTAATAAACATGATATATTTTTGGAGGGATAGATGAGATTCGATAAATTCACAGTTAAAAGCCAGGAGGCTGTTCAAAAGGCGCAGCAGCATGCCGAGGGGAAGGGGAACCAGCAGGTTGATGTTGAACACCTGCTATATGTTCTTCTGGATGAGGGGATAGCTTTTGAGCTGGTAAAGCTGCTTGGCGTGGATGTGAATGCGCTGAGAAAGGATGTTGAAGCTGAGATAGAGAGGTTCCCAAAGGTTCTGGGTTCCACGCCAATGGGGCAGCTTTATGTAACGCAGGAACTTAAGAATATATTTGAGAAGGCGCATAAAGAGGCAGAGCATCTGAAGGATGAATATGTAAGCGTTGAGCATCTGCTTCTGGCGGTCATTAAGTCAAAAAGCAGGACAGAGAAGCTCTTTACCAAATACGGGATCACCGAAGCAGGCATTCTTGAAAAGATGCGTGATATAAGGGGCACACAGCGTGTCACAGACCCTGCGCCTGAAGACAAATACCAGGCGTTGCAGAAATACGCCAAAGACCTGACAGAACTTGCA from Thermodesulfovibrionia bacterium includes the following:
- a CDS encoding MerR family transcriptional regulator, whose protein sequence is MDDRKHPLFMIGVVCEMFHIHPQTLRIYEREGLIHPKRVGGARRYSAEDVDRIRRILNLTKDLGVNRAGVDIILRMRHRMEALHREMDEMMGHIESSMRSDFEKRIREIFEEEE